A segment of the Zalophus californianus isolate mZalCal1 chromosome 15, mZalCal1.pri.v2, whole genome shotgun sequence genome:
GAGTCTTAATGAGATCAGTGTGgtatggtgtctggcacatagtagtttcTCAGTAAAACACTTATGTTTATCTCTGCTTTAGTTCCCCCAAGACAAGAGGCAGGAAAGAGACAAATTTAGGTTCAaacaatattttttgaaagttacAAAACCTTCCTTTATTGGCTCTCAAACTGAGTGAAGCTCTGATCTGTTGAGATGATCTGACGTTTACAGTGGACAGGTTCAAACAATTTTTGATGAAAGTTATGGCGTCTCCAGGGTAGAGGTGTAGAACCTGGATTGGGTGGATGGAAAGGAGCAAACTGGCAAGGGAGTAGAGCTCTCTCCTATTTCTGCTTAGTATTTACAAACCACCACCTTCTTCACATCTGGCCTTTCTCTGAGTGGGCCTTTGTCCACCTGCCTGGAGCCCAGACAAGGTTTTCCCCCACAGAGATGTGCTTCCAACCAGCAGCCAGGTTTCCAGACTAACCTATAAAAGCAAGTCAAATCCAGCTCCTCTGTCTTGATCAgatcacttagcctctctgaaatttgctttcttacacctataaaatggggataatactcaTCTTGAAGAGTTAGTGAAGTTCATAGTGTTCTCCATAACATTTATCGCCATCTGACTTAatgtatttgttgtttattgtCTAACCCCTTCTatggaatgtaaactccatgagggcaggacctttgttttatttactgctgTTTTCTCAATGCCAAGAACAATGCCTGATACatggtaggtattcaataaatatttgttgaataacgaggttgttctttcatttttcaccCAGGATGAATATATCCTGCAGTTTGGGGCTGTACTCcacagccggggggggggggggggggggctgagatGAGTAAACCAGTCCCTGCTTCCAAGGAGATCTCTTCAAGTGGAAATAACAGACATGACCAAAGCAAATAGACTGTAACAAGATTTGATGAGTAAAATGCAAACCTTCACATTCTAGCATCTTGCCTGATAGAGACAGTCCCTCCTTGAAGACTTGTTGAATCTGATATAGACAGAAATAGATCCCAAGTGATCCAACCTGCACCCTTCCCAGAGCTTGGCTCCTTCGAGGGAGCAGACCTTTCCCTAttgaagagggaaaagagaggaagcagaaaaagggagtttcctccttctctcctgggCTCTAAGCCAGTGAGCCACAGGCTGACTTTAAACTTTAAAAGGCCTCAATTTGTCCGGATGCACTTTCCTGATCTTGGTCCCACCAAACCCAGCCCCCACTGCCTTAAGTCCCCTACGCCTCCCTACCAGGATtccaaaagtaagaaaataactCCTTCCTCTCACCACAGTCCAAGGGTTTCTTGCTTGGAATAGCCAGCCCTGGGCTAGTTGCTAGGTGAAAGCAATCTGACTGAATTCATTCACACACTGTGGGAACTGCTTCTTGAGGCTTCTATTTAAAAGGAAAGGGGTATCTTGAGGCATGGGCACCCTGGCAGCAGGCCGCAAGCCAACTCCCTTGACTTGTGCTTGCCTCTCAGGAAGTCTTCCTTTCCTCAGTTTCTCTAAATAGGCTGAGTTGGGGTGGTTGTTGTTTTTCCAACAACATATAGCCAGTTGTTCATAGgcctgtgttttaaaaaaggacaagCCTGAACTCACCTTCCCGCCTCAGTGGCCTGTGCTCCATACCTGGGGAGTAGACAGTCTTCTACTTTCTAACAAGCCAGGCCTGAAGTTTGGAGTAAATCCTCTTGTTGAAGGACAGGTGCTTCCCAGCGGAGCCCTTGGGGAGGTTCTCCAGTAGCTCACGGACACCCTTCCCCAGAGGCCTAGCAAGCTGGACCCCTTTGGCCCAATTCAAAGTGGGGAGACTCCTGCCAGGCTGGGAAGAGGTCTCTGTCCTCCACCTCCTCGGGTCCGTCTGTTTATACAGGGTCTCTGGGAATGGCCgcctcctgttctttttctccttttaagtcTCTGaatcccttcttctctctcttcctgaacTACTTCTCCGAGCCTCGGTCTCCGTCCCTCTGTGTCTGGCTCCTGCATCAGTCTCGGCTCccggcctccctctccccctctccgcccctcccccgcgcTGTCATTCACCCCGCTCCTCTCCACGCACAGCCAATGAAGAGACCCGGCCGAAACGGCTAGGCTCGCTCGCACCGGGCTTTTTCGCCCGGTGATTGATGTCCCAGAGTCAACATCTAGCAAGCAGCCGGAGAGGGGAAGGAGCAGCCGGAGAGGGGAAGAATACGgcgctccctctcccttcccctcccccctacttTAGCCCTCCGCGCACTTCGCCTCCAAGTCTCTGCGCAGCCAGGAGCCGCTGCCGCCTCCGCGCCCCTGCGCGCTGCCCTCCAAGCCAAACACAGCAAACGCCGCCGCCCAGGCCCCcccgcggggccggggccgggggccaGCATGGAGCACCTGGGCCCGCACCATCTCCACCCGGGCCATGCGGAGCCCATCAGCTTCGGCATCGACCAGATCCTCAACAGCCCGGACCAGGGCGGCTGCATGGGGCCCGCCTCGCGCCTCCAGGACGGAGAATACGGCCTTGGCTGTTTGGTTGGAGGCGCCTACGCTTACGGTGGAGGGGGCCCCGCAaccggggcgggggccgggggcgcgggGGCCTATGGTGCTGGCGGTCCGAGTGGCCCTGGTGGCCCggcgagcggcggcggcggcgcctgCAGCATGGGCCCGCTGGCTGGCTCCTACAACGTGAACATGGCCTTGGCGGGCGGCCCTGgtcccggcggcggcggcggtggcggcggtggcggcggcggcggcgggggggccCTGAGCGCTGCGGGGGTGATTCGGGTGCCGGCGCATAGGCCGCTAGCTGGAGCGGTGGCCCACCCTCAGCCTCTGGCTACCGGCTTGCCCACCGTGCCGTCCGTGCCTGCGGTGCCGGGTGTCAACAACCTCACCGGCCTCACCTTCCCCTGGATGGAGAGTAACCGCAGATACACAAAGGACAGGTTCACAGGTGAGTCCGGCCCGCGCGCGCCCCGCCTGGCCGCGGCCCGGGCTCTGCGCTAACCTTTTCCCCGCCCAGTGGCTCCCCGCAGCCCCCTCTGTGCACCAGGTTGTTCAGCTCCTCTCGGTGCTTCCCCCAAGTGCAGCCGCCCGCCACCTTTCCACGCTCGCGGAATCGCCATGCTCGAGAAGAGTTCTCCCAGTCTGGGCCCCTCTCCGTTTCTCCCGCAGGACCCCCACACTGAAAAGCGCTCCCCGATCCCCTCTCGGAGTCCCTGGGCTCAGTCAGGCGGAGGAAAGGGCGATGTAGCTTGGGGACTACCTTCCGCCGACATTTGGGGCTCGGTAATCTTGGAGAAAGGGGTGCGATGTGAACAAACTGTTTCTTCCGTCCCGGCCAACGTTCTCTGGCTGAGGCAGTGAGCCCCAGAATCAGACGCAAAGAAAGAACAGGTTCCCCACCTCTCGTTCcctacacacacacgcgcgcgcgcgcgcgcgcgcacacacacacacacacaccacttcgcGCTCGGATCTCCAGTGCCCGTTGCGCTTGCCGGGCCCGGCAGAGGCCCCGAGCCTGAGTAAAGCAGCAGAGCTGACGGGCCCTTCTTTCCAGACTGCGGGCTTCGTCCAGGTCGGTGGCAGCGTGAGGCTGAGCCTCCTGCTTCATTTTCGTTCGGTCGTGGCATGGCGTCCTCCCCTCGGGGCCCAGCCCTGTTCCCTCCAGTGTGAATAATGCACCGGCCTGGCCGGCGATCGATCGGCGGCGGCCGAAGGACAACTCCTGGGACGATTACGCACTCGGCGGCGGCCGGCTGCCGCCCTCTCGGCTGCCAGCTCCGCGCCTTCCTCCGCTCGCCGCGGCTCCCTCCGCTCTCGCTTCCGCTCTCGGCACTCAGCTCTCGCTCACGCGCGGGCCCCTTTCTCCGGCCTCACTTCCCGCTGCCTCTTAGCATTTCTAGGATCCGAGGCTACGATCCTCGAtcctccctcccaaccccgcTCCCATGCCCGCTGAGAAGTAACCACGAGTTGAGCCAGGGCTCCTGGCCGGGACTTAGAGGAGGCAGGAGGTACGGGCCGCTGCGGATGACGACGTGGGACTCCCATGGGGCGAGGGATCTGGGCCCAATGGTGGAAAGGAAATAGGCAGTTTAGAGCTACACTCTCAGGTAGGCGACCCCAAGGAACACCAGGCCCCTTGCTCCTGTTCCGGCCTTGGAACCTTGGCTCACAGGCTAGGTCTGTggcaaaggtgggggggggggtgggcagcagaggcAATACAGCCATTCTGCTCTGGGCCTCCAGGAAGGACCCTGTACTCAAGGgaccccagtccccaccccaaGTCCTCTCAGGCCTGGGGAGGCAGAGCCTGCTGCTCATTCCACTCCCCCAACGCAGGCCAGGCCAGCCTTGAAGGGCTCTAATGGAACCCTCAGCCTAGAACCCACTGGTCTTGGGTCTCTGGTGAAAGGTGTTCCACATAGGACCTACCTAGGCGAGTCACAGCACACCCTAATCTTGCTTCAGGCCTGAAGAAGGTTCTGAGGAAGTGAATAACTGCCACTTGTGTTGCCCCGTGTCCTGTATGTGTCTGCTTGTGTCCCTGTCCCTGTGTGTCAGACTGGGTGTATGGATCTGTAATTTACCCCCCTGGTATGTGATGTGTCTGTGGATGTTGCTGCGTACTGGTGGCTCAGTTCAGGACCCAGGgtccaccccccccacacccgACCAAACACTGCCCCTTGCTGCTGGGCAGCTTCTCTGAGGCTGGAGGCCTGGGGCGGTGGGGGCCTCCGACCTTTAGCTCGCCTCAGACATGCCCCTCAAGGAGACTCGGGAGGCGACTGCGCCGGTTCTGGCTGGGCACGTGGGAGCCCCGGGCCAGAGAGGCCTCCGTGGCGGCGGCCTGGCGGGCGGGAGGGGGCCGTTGCCCGCCGCGGGCTTGGAGCTGAGGGCTGACGGGAGGATCACGGCCCCGCTCCTGGGGTCTAGCCGCTGTGCTCGCTGATCGCGGGGAGTCGGGCCTGGGACGCCTCCTGACGCTCTGCCGCTTGCCTCTGCCGTCTGTCTGTCTCCCGCTCCAGTGGCCCTCTCACCCTTCACTGTAACACGCCGTATAGGTCACCCCTATCAGAACCGGACGCCCCCCAAGAAGAAGAAGCCGCGCACGTCCTTCACGCGCCTGCAGATCTGCGAGCTGGAGAAGCGCTTCCACCGCCAGAAGTACCTGGCCTCGGCCGAGCGCGCCGCCCTGGCCAAGGCGCTCAAAATGACCGACGCGCAGGTCAAAACCTGGTTCCAGAACCGGCGGACGAAGTGGAGGTGAGCGCGCTGGGCGGGCAGCTCTCTGTCCCGGGGTCTCTCCTGGGGCGCTCACACCCCCTCCGCTCGCCGGCTTCTGATCGGTTCCCTGATAGGCTGGCTGGGAACGGGGAGCAACCGAGCCGAGGCTGGAGAGCCCCCGCTCTGTTTTACCGGTGGCTTCTTGGCTTTCTGGCGGACACACTCAGTGCTGGTGTAGACGCGGCTGGTCTCCACCGCTGCTTGGGGAAATGGCGGGGCTCAAGCACAGTCCATGCAATCCGTGCTTCGGGGATCAGAGTCCTGAGGGACTTTCTGTTTGTGCAAACTCGCGCTTACAGAGATGTCTCCTCCAAATGAGACTGGAGGCCGGATGGCCCGCGCCTTGTTTCTGCGCCCCAGCCGGGGCTCCTAGCGGAGCCGCCAGGCTCCAAACCACCGGCCACCCTGCTGACTCCCTCTCCCCAGGCACTCTGCGCGGCCCTCTCGCAGCCAGTCCCCCACTCTGGAAGAGGAAAATCAATCCGCACCGGCTGTAGCGGGGTTTTGGAGAGTCCCACTGAAAGGGGGATCAATTAGGAGCAGATGGGtgtggtgagagagaaagagacacacatTTACCCTTCTCCCACCACACACCCACAACCACACTAAACCCCCCCCCacatacatttctctctctctctctctctctctcaacgaGTCCCACACTCTGGCAGACTTATTCACTGCAACTACCGGCACTTTCTCCAGCTGCACCCACTTGCACCACTGCACCCTCGGGCACATCTGGCCCGCATACACCGTTCTCCACACGCGAGAAGTTTCTCTCTAGCTCAGGCCTTAGGGGGGGCGAGCGCAGGGGAGTCTGGGCGAAGTCCGCAGCTCCGGGCCAGAGGGGCCCAGAGCTGGAGCAAGGAATTGGGAGTTTCCTCTTTTTCTGAATGAAGGCGAGGAATCTGCCCAGGATTCCGCCATCGTGGCCACAAAGGAAGCCACTGCCCCACCACTCTGCCCCCCCATTCCTGTCTCTGGGTGAAGAAATGGGGGTATGGCGTCAGACCTCTGGAAGGCTAAAGAGGTAGCAAGGGCTAGCTGAATAGGGGTGCGGGCACTAGTGTTCCCAAGGCGCCACCACGCTGCAGCCTAAGCGAGGGGAGGGAGCAACGCAAGCCCCTGGAAGAGAGGGGCATAGAGAAAGAcaagagagtggcaggcagagaggggggagggggcaaagatAACTAGCCCAccccaggaagaaaaggaaaaaccaggCAGCCTGGAGAAGTCTTaggataataaaggaaaacaacGGATGATTAAACCTCCATTTTCGTTTCAAACAAATTCTCTTAATTCTGAGAGAACGAAGGGAGTGGGGGTGAGAGAAAATGGGAGATAAAGACACAACGCCTGAAAGGAAGAGAACCAGTCAGGCGGTTTGAAACGCAGGAGAGAAGGGTGAGGCGAGAGTCAGAAAGACGCATGGAGCAAAAGGCAAGAAGGGGCGGCGGGAAGGAGGCAGGCGTCCACTGCTGGGAGAGGCCCTTGCCGGCTTCGCCCGGCTTCATCGATCGCCTACAAATTGCTTCTGGAGGCCCCCGGGACTCCCATTAGGTCTGTCCACCTTAGAGACAGACGTTTGATCTCAGTTGACGGGGTGGAGGGAAGGCATTAAATGGAATAAGTGAGTCATCGCCTCCCTGGACCGCCTCGGAGGAAGGCGTCTGGTCCAGCGGGAGTCCCCGCAGGGCACAGGGCTCCGCGCAGGAGGCAGGAAGCCTGCGACAGGATCGCAGAGAACAGGGGGAGAAGAGAGGTCAGGCAAGGCAGCTCCTAATTCACCGGCCCTTGTCTCTGCcctgggctggtggggagggtggggcaccTCAGGCTTGGGACGGCGGAGCTGGGGAGAAGCAAGATGCCATCCTACCCATGGCTGCGCCATCCTAGGCTAGTGGGAGACGGAGAGCCCCAGATGCTTGGGCCTAGCGGATTTTCCCACAGCTCCCCGGGATACCCGTGCTCCATTTACTTTTGGGGTTTCCAGTCTTTGTCAGAGTCAGGACCCTCAAGATAAGGGTGTGTGTTAAAGGGGCCCAAGCTGGAGTTGGGAGCTGTGAAGGGAGCAGGGCTCCTCCAGGCTCTTTTCTGGGAGCACACCCGAAGCGTGGGTAACGGCTTGTCCCCGGTGCAGGCGGCAGACCGCCGAGGAGCGTGAGGCGGAGAGGCAGCAGGCGAACCGCATCCTCCTGCAGCTGCAGCAAGAGGCCTTCCAGAAGAGTCTGGCACAGCCCTTGCCCGCCGATCCGCTGTGCGTGCACAACTCTTCGCTCTTCGCCCTGCAGAACCTGCAGCCGTGGTCCGATGACTCCACCAAGATCACCAGCGTCACGTCGGTGGCTTCGGCCTGCGAGTGAGCCTGCCTACCCCACCCCTCGAGAGCCCAGGTCCAGCCAAGGGGGCACTGAGGCTGAGAACCAGGACTCTCTCCCCCCTCCCGCTTCAGACTGCATGCGGGAGGGGAACGCGGCGCCCCTCCGCACTGGCCCTCGAGCTCCTGCCGACGCTGTTTCCTctttgatgggggaaaaaaaaaagagcgtgGGAGACAGGGACACGGACCTCCTTCCAGATGCCTAAGTGGTCCTGCACCCTCTGGAACTGTTCAGAGTCCTCTCAGTTTgcgtctattttattttattctgatttttaacgTGGgactgagagaggcagaggaggtggggaagaagaGCTTCTGAGGTCCTCAGAGGACAACATGGGCTGTCATTTGAACTTGCTCTGGGGAAACCCCCTCTGTATTCCACTCCCCATCACACACAACACCCAAAGGCCCTGCCAGAGGTGATTTTACTGTCCCTCCTGGTGTCACCCAGAGTCAAACACAGAGGACCTACGGCAGAGTGTCATAGCCTTTACACCCCTGACTCTCACTATCAGGCATAAGCTATGGGTGACCCAGCTTCATTGTGAACAGCATGGCACTTCTCACAAACACAAGGCTACGACCACACTGTGACACACTATCCCACACACAACAGCGCCACGGCCTGCCAGGCCCCCATCATACATTAACCGCACCCAGGTACGCACAGGCAGGTTTTCACACAAACTCAGCCTATTTCTCCAGATCCTGTTCATGGGGGAGCTTAAGTTATGCACTTATAAGGTGTTTTCTGTGTAACCATTTTATAAAGTGCTTGTgtaatttatgtggaaaaaaaaataaaaccctccgGATCCGGAGTCAGGGCTGCCTGCTCCTTGCTGAGCCCAGCAACTTGCAGCTATTTGGGTTTGGTGTGAAGTGGCACTGCTGGGGCCGCTGCTGGGGCAGCGCGGGTGTCTGCTCAGGAGGGACATCTGGGGCCCAGGACCCGCAGGCTCTgcggagaggggaggagagacgGCAGAcctgaggaaaggaaggagtgCCAGGCTCTCCTAGGACGGCTAATGCTCAAGAGGATATACTGTCTCTGGGTGTGAGGGTCACGGGTGTGCCCTGTGTGTTTGTGACGGTGTGGACAATCGGATGATACTGATAATGAATGTAATCGTGTTCAAGCGTGTCAATGTGTTTGCAATTATTGTAAGTGCTTGTTTCTGCTTAAGTTGCAAATCGAAACTATCATTGTACGCACGAACTTGCAgtggtgtgtggtgtgtctgTAACCATGTGTGAATGTGATTGTTTCTTTTTGGGTAATTGTGATCACCCATCCGTATTTGTGACTGTGTATGAATCATGtgcttatgtgtgtgtgagagtacCTATTCGTTTCTCCTcgtgaatctatttttgtgttaaATGTGTGAATGTTTGTAATTGTGAATCATCTGTAATTGTATGAATATAATTGTGTGTGATATGTAATCATGTGTGACATTTAATCATGTTTGACATGTAATCATACATGAGATGTGTATTTTActgtatatacgtgtgtgtgacAGTATGCAATGGGGGTGTGAATTAGGGGGGAGTGTGGATCATTGTGGGTGACCCTTCCGGCAGGTGAGTGTGTGCGGTTGTGACTGAGTGGGTGTAATGGTGCAATGCTGGTGGGGGGGTCTAAGGTGGGCTATGCAGATACACTGGGGGGCGTACCAACATCTGCTAGGAGTTCCAGGGTTCTAGGCCCTTACCCAGCAAGCCACACAGGTTGGAGCACAGTGAGTCAGTAACTGGGCCAGGATCCTCTGTGGTGCTCTAAGTGGGACTTCCCACTCCCAGCACTAGTCTGGCCTAGGAGAGATCTGAATAGTAAGTGACTTCCCAGGGATCCGGACTACGCGGGCCAGGACAGCAGCCACGGTACACAACACTCCCTATAACATCTAGTCCCCCACGCACTAGACCAGTCTCAGGTGCGCAACACTGATTTCGGGCTGCTTTTCTGGAAGAAGCTAGGTGATGGAGGGTCTGGGGACATGCCATCCTGGGGGCATAAAGTCGGGGGGGATAGAAAGCTCTTTCTTTGGGATGGGAGAGTGAAAGAACTTTGTGGCTAGAAGCTAGAAGCGAGTGGGTGTGGGTCTTGTTCAGGTATAGAGAGCTGTGTGTACCCAGAGGGTACCATCAGAGACACTGTCCTTCATCCCTGCCCAGGCTGCTATCCTGGACCTGATATACCAGAGGGGGACAAAGCACAACAACCTCCCACCCTAGGAGGCCCAAAGGGAAATTTGACGGAGGGGCGGTGCTCGTCCATCTCTTATCCGTGGCCCCTTTGGGAGCCTGATCTCCTCAGGAGAAGAGGATTCTGGGTCCAAAGGACGAAGGCTGGACCTCCTGCTCCCACCTCCCAGGCCCACTGGGTGACCAGGCAAGGCCCTAACAAACTGTGTTGGTCTTGGGGAGAAGGTTCTGGCCACCACAACTGGGTCTGCAGCTGGCCTCCGGCCTGCGCCAGCCGAAACACCGGGGACCTGGCCAGGAGAAATCCGGACATGGCCTCCCGGAACCAGCGAATTCGTTTCCGTCTGCCTGCGCAGGTCTGGCCGATCCCTCCTCTCCCACGGGAACTGGAGCCGCCTGGCCCGCACCTTCTCTGCGTGGCGCCCTATCTTCTTCATTTGTGTTTTAAAGACGCACCTTTAGTGCCTCCCGGCTGTAAGATTCCAGAGTCTCTCCGAACCTCAGCGGATCCTGgagccttcctcccacctcccaatCCCCAGGACCCCTCCACAGGCTGCTGGCCCCGGAGGCT
Coding sequences within it:
- the TLX1 gene encoding T-cell leukemia homeobox protein 1 — encoded protein: MEHLGPHHLHPGHAEPISFGIDQILNSPDQGGCMGPASRLQDGEYGLGCLVGGAYAYGGGGPATGAGAGGAGAYGAGGPSGPGGPASGGGGACSMGPLAGSYNVNMALAGGPGPGGGGGGGGGGGGGGGALSAAGVIRVPAHRPLAGAVAHPQPLATGLPTVPSVPAVPGVNNLTGLTFPWMESNRRYTKDRFTGHPYQNRTPPKKKKPRTSFTRLQICELEKRFHRQKYLASAERAALAKALKMTDAQVKTWFQNRRTKWRRQTAEEREAERQQANRILLQLQQEAFQKSLAQPLPADPLCVHNSSLFALQNLQPWSDDSTKITSVTSVASACE